One Phycisphaera mikurensis NBRC 102666 DNA window includes the following coding sequences:
- a CDS encoding vWA domain-containing protein: protein MAEPLETLLRLPEGVTLAPALPPAAIAAGLGIGLVWVAAVAVQALRSGGLGAGRSAVIVVEWLARSALLLGLAALALNPQEMTGGSGEARRPEVLLVVDRSGSMATKDAADGKSRAAFVEEAWVGPLAGGGEAWARGARVSVVGFDQRIREEGDAEDAGDTSLIAAMDAALASAPAAIADDPLGAPAVVLLSDGRETIAPDPEGAVLSPALRERLQRAKTRGLAVHTVTVGEAAPPPFDLAVSVAPTTAFWIAGEPGAAEVTLSATRAAAAGTSSTVRVTGRADGEAGESAEEVLLYEADLRADRSLLQTLPVPVPLEALRAMGALRPKPDGRLERAEGVTGVRLAVSLVPVDGEAAEANNRQEVRVPLAPVRLRVLVLEGQPYWDTKFIAQALRADAAVAVEQVTRVTEGRWERLRSGADAGGTAGPPTASAADDPSPEDAVQRLDFSAFEVVMLGRRLDDVLSAGQWAALAGWVEGGGHLVLTRGRPAALSTPAASRLDPVVAGAGTATGAGTTLVEGADGADGVFGATAAAAVRAAPPPLRWLERGLSPKPATRVLLRAADDPAAPALVAMPVGRGSVLAVLGEGLWRWALPDATSLGGPSETRARYDALWAGLVRGLLFGSADADGGSSSSALRLAMPDGPATPGEEVRIGLLLGPGVEPAAARVEVTPPSGRVTRLRPATDVSAAGESADRDGLSLSFKPEEPGLHTVRGWAGDGDGEQEPVVRLLNVRPLGLERTLVSADAAAMREIAARTGGEVLDPADPRSLIDHLDDVAISRTRPPRPEPLWDTGSVLAGLLGIWSALWIARKAAGLP from the coding sequence ATGGCTGAGCCGCTGGAGACGCTGCTGCGGCTGCCCGAAGGCGTCACGCTCGCGCCGGCGCTGCCGCCGGCCGCCATCGCCGCCGGGCTTGGGATCGGGCTGGTCTGGGTCGCCGCGGTGGCGGTGCAGGCGCTGCGCAGCGGCGGGCTCGGCGCCGGGCGTTCTGCCGTGATCGTCGTCGAGTGGCTCGCCCGCTCCGCCCTGCTCCTCGGCCTCGCCGCGCTCGCGCTCAACCCGCAGGAGATGACCGGCGGCAGCGGCGAGGCGCGGCGGCCGGAGGTGCTGCTGGTGGTCGATCGGTCGGGCTCGATGGCGACCAAGGACGCGGCCGACGGAAAAAGCCGCGCCGCTTTCGTGGAGGAGGCGTGGGTGGGACCGCTGGCCGGGGGGGGCGAGGCGTGGGCGCGCGGGGCGCGGGTGAGCGTGGTCGGCTTCGACCAGCGGATCCGGGAGGAGGGCGACGCGGAAGACGCGGGCGACACGTCGCTCATCGCGGCGATGGACGCGGCGTTGGCGTCCGCGCCGGCGGCGATCGCCGACGATCCCCTCGGGGCGCCCGCCGTCGTGCTGCTCTCCGACGGCCGCGAGACGATCGCGCCCGATCCCGAAGGCGCGGTGTTGAGTCCGGCGCTGCGTGAGCGGCTGCAGCGTGCAAAGACCCGCGGGCTCGCCGTCCACACGGTGACGGTCGGCGAGGCGGCGCCGCCACCCTTCGACCTCGCGGTGTCGGTGGCGCCCACCACCGCCTTCTGGATCGCCGGCGAGCCGGGCGCGGCGGAGGTGACGCTGAGCGCGACGCGGGCGGCGGCGGCGGGCACTTCGTCGACGGTGCGGGTGACGGGCCGGGCGGACGGCGAGGCGGGCGAGTCGGCGGAGGAGGTCCTGCTCTACGAGGCGGATCTGCGCGCCGATCGCTCGCTGCTGCAGACGCTGCCGGTGCCGGTTCCGCTGGAGGCGCTGCGGGCGATGGGGGCGCTGCGGCCGAAGCCCGACGGGCGGCTGGAGCGGGCCGAGGGGGTGACGGGCGTGCGGCTGGCGGTGTCGCTGGTGCCGGTGGACGGCGAGGCGGCCGAGGCGAACAACCGCCAGGAGGTGCGGGTGCCGCTGGCCCCGGTGCGGCTGCGGGTGCTGGTGCTGGAGGGCCAGCCGTACTGGGACACGAAGTTCATCGCCCAGGCGCTGCGGGCCGACGCGGCGGTGGCGGTGGAGCAGGTGACGCGGGTCACCGAGGGGCGTTGGGAGCGGCTGAGGTCCGGCGCGGACGCGGGCGGAACGGCGGGACCTCCGACCGCTTCCGCGGCGGACGATCCGTCCCCGGAGGACGCCGTCCAGCGGCTGGACTTCAGCGCCTTCGAAGTGGTGATGCTCGGCCGGCGGCTCGACGACGTGCTCTCGGCGGGCCAGTGGGCGGCGCTTGCCGGCTGGGTCGAGGGCGGCGGGCACCTGGTGCTGACGCGCGGGCGGCCGGCGGCGTTGTCGACGCCGGCGGCGTCGCGGCTGGACCCGGTCGTCGCGGGCGCGGGAACCGCGACCGGGGCGGGCACGACGCTCGTCGAGGGGGCCGATGGCGCGGACGGTGTGTTCGGGGCCACCGCGGCGGCGGCGGTCCGCGCCGCCCCGCCGCCGCTGCGGTGGCTGGAGCGTGGGCTCTCGCCAAAGCCCGCGACGCGGGTGCTGCTGCGGGCGGCCGACGACCCGGCCGCGCCCGCGCTGGTGGCGATGCCGGTCGGTCGCGGCTCGGTGCTGGCGGTGCTGGGCGAGGGGCTGTGGCGGTGGGCGCTGCCGGACGCGACGAGCCTGGGCGGTCCTTCCGAAACCCGCGCCCGCTACGACGCGCTCTGGGCCGGGCTCGTCCGCGGGCTGCTGTTCGGCTCGGCCGACGCCGACGGCGGCTCGTCGTCCTCGGCGCTGCGGCTGGCGATGCCCGACGGACCCGCGACGCCGGGCGAGGAGGTCCGCATCGGGCTGCTTCTTGGACCCGGCGTGGAGCCCGCGGCGGCGCGGGTGGAGGTGACGCCGCCCTCGGGCCGGGTGACGCGGCTGCGGCCGGCGACCGACGTTTCGGCGGCGGGAGAATCCGCGGACCGCGACGGGCTGAGCCTGTCGTTCAAGCCCGAGGAGCCCGGCCTGCACACCGTCCGCGGGTGGGCGGGTGACGGAGACGGCGAGCAAGAGCCGGTCGTCCGCCTGCTCAACGTCCGGCCGCTGGGGCTGGAGCGGACGCTGGTCTCCGCCGACGCCGCGGCGATGCGCGAGATCGCCGCCCGCACCGGCGGGGAGGTGCTCGACCCCGCCGACCCGCGTAGCCTCATCGACCACCTCGACGACGTGGCGATCAGCCGCACGCGGCCGCCGAGGCCCGAGCCGCTGTGGGACACCGGCTCCGTGCTCGCGGGCCTCCTCGGGATCTGGTCCGCCCTCTGGATCGCCCGCAAAGCCGCCGGCCTGCCATGA
- a CDS encoding BatA domain-containing protein produces MIAFAAPAFLWASLAAALPVAIHLLRRPAGAAVPVPGVRFFAASRPRETGAERLRRYLLLAARALAVLLLAVLFAQPRWLGGPSREAAAAGGEALADAAGRSLLVFVDLSGSTAQRDARGVQAAEAIADAADQLLADLSPGLDAAAVLVVGTGVEPVLPEFTTNLAALRERLAARLAAGGGPEGLADWRGAFVRGAQLAERAGGAAVRVAVVTDAQAEDWAPLAAELAGAAGEDTPAVTVVPALAAALPNAQVAVAEVVPPVGAQPAEVRIRLGASQGKHAPASPALTLAVNDEPVGTVAEDPGRPGAAWEAASTVLIAGGPEPRRVRLALAAGSGGADGLAGDDAVELLIPAVRRVPVTVWSVADPRARLRRAADATAAAYLWRALEPDAERSRFDLSWTGNAPEAGEAGDGGRVVIVAADAAPAGRRAEVAEAVAAAGGAAVRFPAPGDDGWESFDPDRASPELVASAAPTPLAAALLAGLDARGGAALGGVRWAGRADLAEEAQAGGDAEVLLRWSDGKPAAVWRPAAPGGEAPASAAGGLLSFGFGVGPEGGSLPRRGVFVGLVRGAVDALGLRVTAGAREADAEAPAAVAATDHGDLRRLPREQIAAAAAELWARTAGVGGGEAGAEMSSAQASAAARAGRGTPLFGLAAAVVAALVLAEILLQRRATPDG; encoded by the coding sequence GTGATCGCCTTCGCGGCGCCTGCGTTCCTGTGGGCGTCGCTCGCGGCGGCGCTGCCGGTGGCGATCCACCTGCTGCGGCGGCCGGCAGGAGCGGCGGTGCCGGTGCCGGGTGTCCGCTTCTTCGCAGCGAGCCGCCCGCGGGAAACCGGGGCCGAGCGGCTGCGGCGGTACCTGCTGCTGGCGGCGCGGGCACTGGCGGTCCTGCTGCTGGCGGTGCTGTTCGCCCAGCCGCGCTGGCTGGGCGGGCCGTCGCGCGAGGCGGCCGCGGCGGGCGGGGAGGCGCTGGCCGACGCGGCGGGACGTTCGCTGCTGGTGTTCGTGGATCTCAGCGGGTCGACGGCGCAGCGGGACGCGCGGGGAGTCCAGGCGGCGGAGGCGATCGCCGACGCGGCGGACCAACTGCTGGCGGACCTGTCGCCGGGGCTGGACGCGGCGGCCGTGCTCGTCGTGGGCACGGGCGTGGAGCCGGTGCTGCCGGAGTTCACGACGAACCTCGCGGCGCTGCGGGAGCGGCTGGCGGCGCGGCTCGCGGCGGGGGGTGGACCCGAGGGCCTGGCGGACTGGCGGGGTGCGTTCGTGCGGGGGGCGCAGCTGGCCGAGCGGGCGGGCGGAGCCGCGGTGCGGGTGGCGGTGGTCACCGACGCGCAGGCGGAAGATTGGGCGCCGCTGGCGGCGGAGCTGGCGGGGGCGGCGGGCGAGGACACGCCGGCCGTCACGGTGGTCCCGGCGCTGGCGGCGGCGCTGCCGAACGCTCAGGTGGCGGTCGCGGAGGTCGTGCCGCCGGTGGGGGCGCAGCCGGCGGAGGTGCGGATCCGGCTGGGGGCGTCGCAGGGCAAGCACGCTCCCGCGTCGCCGGCGCTGACGCTCGCGGTGAACGACGAGCCGGTCGGCACGGTGGCCGAGGACCCGGGCCGGCCGGGCGCGGCGTGGGAGGCGGCATCGACGGTGTTGATCGCGGGCGGGCCCGAGCCGCGGCGGGTGCGGCTGGCGCTGGCGGCGGGATCCGGCGGCGCGGACGGGCTCGCCGGCGACGACGCGGTGGAGCTGCTGATCCCGGCGGTGCGGCGGGTGCCGGTGACGGTTTGGAGCGTGGCCGACCCACGGGCGCGGCTGCGGCGGGCGGCGGACGCAACGGCGGCGGCGTACCTGTGGCGGGCGCTGGAGCCGGATGCCGAGCGGAGCCGCTTCGACTTGAGCTGGACGGGCAACGCGCCGGAAGCCGGCGAGGCGGGCGACGGCGGCCGGGTGGTGATCGTCGCGGCGGACGCGGCGCCGGCCGGGCGGCGGGCGGAGGTGGCCGAAGCGGTGGCGGCGGCCGGCGGTGCGGCGGTGCGGTTCCCGGCCCCGGGCGACGACGGCTGGGAGTCCTTCGACCCGGACCGGGCGTCGCCGGAGCTGGTGGCCTCCGCGGCGCCGACGCCGCTGGCGGCGGCGCTGCTCGCGGGGCTCGACGCCCGGGGCGGGGCGGCGCTGGGCGGCGTCCGCTGGGCCGGCCGGGCGGACCTCGCCGAAGAGGCGCAGGCCGGCGGCGACGCCGAGGTGCTGCTGCGCTGGTCGGACGGGAAGCCCGCGGCGGTGTGGCGGCCGGCGGCTCCCGGGGGCGAGGCTCCAGCATCCGCGGCGGGCGGCCTGCTGTCGTTTGGCTTCGGGGTCGGGCCCGAGGGCGGCTCGCTGCCGCGACGCGGCGTCTTCGTCGGGCTCGTCCGCGGCGCGGTCGACGCGCTGGGGCTGCGGGTGACGGCAGGCGCGCGTGAGGCGGACGCGGAAGCTCCGGCGGCGGTCGCCGCCACCGACCACGGCGACCTGCGACGGCTGCCGCGCGAGCAGATCGCGGCCGCGGCCGCGGAGCTCTGGGCGCGGACCGCGGGCGTGGGCGGCGGCGAAGCGGGGGCGGAGATGAGCTCCGCCCAGGCGTCCGCGGCGGCGCGGGCGGGGCGGGGCACGCCGCTGTTCGGCCTCGCGGCGGCGGTGGTCGCCGCGCTCGTGCTGGCGGAGATCCTGCTGCAGCGGAGGGCGACGCCGGATGGCTGA
- a CDS encoding DUF58 domain-containing protein: protein MPRLLAKTRRVPVMPSPSVLLLGLETLRGRTLEPPARAAARAGAAQGSHRIRRRGRAHDFTGYRAYVPGDDVRDVDWKVYGRTERLYLRMFEDTTDLTLHLVLDASASMGWSGWPKPKAAARPWSRRSPGDDDPSTAWRSFTKLRHASAVACLLAAVAVRQRDPVELAVVQRAAGHDLRRTGPLRGSAALGLVVRGCELIKPLNKADLAAGLRGVGRGLRRRASVKVFTDGLAADRGQDEAFAAAVRGLTAQGHAVEVVHTLHPQEWEPPAGVTRARVRDVETGRVVRLDAGWREAYRERVREEADLLAARVRAAGGFCRRVVQDAPPWEVAAAICDGSATGGSP, encoded by the coding sequence TTGCCTCGGCTTCTTGCCAAGACGCGGCGGGTGCCCGTGATGCCGAGCCCCTCGGTCCTGCTGCTCGGCCTGGAGACGCTGCGCGGGCGGACGCTGGAGCCGCCGGCGCGGGCGGCGGCGCGGGCGGGGGCGGCGCAGGGGTCGCACCGGATCCGCCGGCGCGGGCGGGCCCACGACTTCACGGGGTACCGGGCGTACGTGCCGGGGGACGACGTGCGCGACGTGGATTGGAAGGTCTACGGCCGGACCGAGCGTTTGTATCTGCGGATGTTCGAGGACACGACCGACCTCACGCTGCACCTGGTGCTCGACGCGTCGGCGTCGATGGGCTGGAGCGGGTGGCCGAAGCCGAAGGCCGCGGCGCGGCCGTGGTCGCGGCGGTCGCCGGGAGACGACGATCCCTCAACGGCGTGGCGCAGCTTCACCAAGCTGCGCCACGCCTCGGCGGTCGCGTGCCTGCTCGCGGCGGTGGCGGTCCGCCAGCGCGACCCGGTGGAGCTGGCGGTCGTGCAGCGAGCGGCCGGGCACGACCTGCGGCGGACCGGGCCGCTGCGGGGATCGGCGGCGCTGGGGCTGGTCGTCCGCGGGTGCGAGCTGATCAAGCCGCTGAACAAGGCCGACCTGGCGGCGGGGCTGCGGGGCGTCGGCCGGGGCCTGCGGAGGCGAGCGAGCGTGAAGGTCTTCACCGACGGGCTCGCCGCGGACCGTGGGCAGGACGAGGCGTTCGCGGCCGCGGTCCGCGGGCTGACCGCGCAGGGGCACGCGGTGGAGGTGGTCCACACGCTGCACCCCCAGGAGTGGGAGCCGCCGGCTGGCGTGACGCGCGCCCGGGTGCGGGACGTGGAGACCGGGCGGGTCGTGCGGCTGGACGCGGGGTGGCGGGAGGCGTACCGGGAGCGGGTGCGGGAGGAGGCGGACCTGCTGGCGGCGCGGGTGCGGGCGGCGGGCGGCTTCTGCCGGCGGGTGGTGCAGGACGCGCCGCCGTGGGAGGTGGCGGCGGCGATCTGCGACGGAAGCGCAACGGGGGGTTCACCGTGA
- a CDS encoding AAA family ATPase, with product MDDAAQLDEASRKLGRLQERVGAVVIGQETAVRVLLAGLLCEGHVLLVGVPGLAKTLLVRTLADGLGWGTRRIQFTPDLMPADITGMELLDEDGEGHRSMRFVPGPVFTNLLLADEINRTPPKTQAALLEAMQERQVTAMGTRHAIERPFMVVATQNPIEQEGTYPLPEAQLDRFLFSCPLGYPDRANERRVVEATTGVAGPEGTRIDAEGLPSMDELVEAQKLVRRVPAPEHVVELALDLVRLTRPTPGPTLEEARAAGETKSRLLAKKKPAEPPKDSPHATVGIGRRTPEVEKLEAWVRSHVAFGAGPRAAQALVMGAKALAVLDGEPAATLGHVREVAPFVLRHRVIPGFSAAGSGITSEAVVEKILGVLG from the coding sequence GTGGACGACGCGGCGCAGCTGGACGAGGCCTCCCGGAAGCTCGGCCGGCTGCAGGAGCGGGTCGGGGCGGTGGTGATCGGGCAGGAAACGGCGGTGCGGGTGCTGCTGGCGGGGCTGCTGTGCGAGGGGCACGTGCTGCTGGTGGGGGTGCCGGGGCTGGCCAAGACGCTGCTGGTGCGGACGCTGGCGGACGGGCTGGGCTGGGGCACGCGGCGGATCCAGTTCACGCCGGACCTGATGCCCGCGGACATCACCGGCATGGAGCTGCTGGACGAGGACGGCGAGGGTCATCGCTCGATGCGTTTCGTTCCCGGGCCGGTGTTCACGAATCTGCTGCTGGCCGACGAGATCAACCGGACCCCGCCCAAGACGCAGGCGGCGCTGCTGGAGGCGATGCAGGAGCGGCAGGTGACCGCGATGGGGACGCGGCACGCGATCGAGCGGCCCTTCATGGTGGTGGCGACGCAGAACCCCATCGAGCAGGAGGGCACGTACCCGCTGCCCGAGGCGCAGCTGGACCGGTTCCTGTTCTCCTGCCCGCTGGGCTACCCGGACCGGGCGAACGAGCGGCGGGTGGTGGAGGCGACGACCGGCGTGGCGGGGCCCGAAGGAACGAGGATCGATGCGGAGGGTCTGCCGTCGATGGACGAGCTGGTGGAGGCGCAGAAGCTCGTGCGGCGGGTGCCGGCGCCCGAGCACGTGGTGGAGCTGGCGCTGGACCTGGTGCGGCTGACGCGGCCGACGCCGGGCCCCACGCTTGAGGAGGCGCGGGCGGCGGGCGAAACGAAGAGCCGGCTGCTTGCGAAGAAGAAGCCGGCGGAGCCGCCGAAGGACTCGCCGCACGCGACGGTGGGGATCGGGCGGCGGACGCCGGAGGTGGAGAAGCTGGAGGCGTGGGTGCGGAGCCACGTCGCCTTCGGCGCGGGGCCGCGCGCGGCGCAGGCGCTGGTGATGGGGGCCAAGGCGCTGGCGGTGCTCGACGGCGAGCCGGCGGCGACGCTGGGCCACGTCCGCGAGGTCGCGCCCTTCGTGCTGCGGCACCGGGTGATCCCGGGCTTCTCGGCCGCGGGCTCGGGGATCACGTCGGAGGCGGTTGTCGAGAAGATCCTCGGCGTGCTGGGGTGA
- a CDS encoding amino acid ABC transporter ATP-binding protein gives MNRPPSPAADRGPGGDPLIAVRGLTKRFGALEVLRGVDLDVAPGTVNVLLGPSGSGKSTLLRCMNLLETPDAGTIDVAGDRVFCTEKPKASPQKLNGLRRNLGMVFQHFNLFPHLSVRKNITLAPRKIAGAAREQADAEAEALLGRVGLADKADAYPSMLSGGQKQRVAIARALAMRPKALLFDEPTSALDPETVGEVLAVMRELACETTMVVVTHEIAFAAEVADHAVFLDGGVIAEAGPAGAFFASPRTERARAFLGRMTG, from the coding sequence ATGAACCGACCTCCCTCCCCCGCCGCGGACCGTGGCCCCGGAGGCGATCCGCTGATCGCGGTCCGCGGCCTGACCAAGCGCTTCGGTGCGCTCGAGGTCCTCCGCGGCGTCGACCTCGACGTCGCGCCCGGCACGGTCAACGTGCTGCTGGGGCCGTCGGGGTCGGGCAAGTCCACGCTGCTCCGCTGCATGAACCTGCTCGAAACGCCCGACGCCGGAACCATCGACGTCGCCGGCGACCGCGTGTTCTGCACGGAGAAGCCCAAGGCCTCGCCGCAGAAGCTCAACGGGCTCCGCCGGAACCTGGGGATGGTCTTCCAGCACTTCAACCTGTTCCCGCACCTGTCCGTCCGCAAGAACATCACGCTCGCCCCGCGGAAGATCGCCGGCGCCGCCAGAGAGCAAGCCGACGCCGAGGCGGAGGCGCTGCTCGGGCGGGTCGGCCTCGCCGACAAGGCGGACGCGTACCCGTCGATGCTCTCCGGCGGGCAGAAGCAGCGCGTCGCGATCGCCCGCGCCCTGGCGATGCGTCCCAAGGCGCTGCTGTTCGACGAGCCCACCAGTGCGCTCGACCCCGAGACCGTTGGCGAGGTGCTCGCGGTGATGCGCGAGCTCGCCTGCGAGACGACGATGGTCGTGGTGACCCACGAGATCGCCTTCGCCGCCGAGGTGGCCGACCACGCCGTGTTCCTCGATGGCGGCGTCATCGCGGAGGCCGGACCGGCGGGAGCGTTCTTCGCGAGCCCCCGGACCGAGCGTGCCCGCGCCTTCCTCGGCCGCATGACCGGCTGA
- a CDS encoding amino acid ABC transporter permease, translating to MSLHLLAQAATEAPSGVDHFLAVLPALLRGAGITVCVAAVAEVIGICIGLTIALLRLHGLWFLRWPCLAYVDAIRGTPLLVQILFLYFGVPALMIQLTGRPFSFELGFGESVWVKDAIVAGTLACGLNSGAYLSEIYRAALRSIDGGQAEAARSLGLGRLATFRHVVAPQALVRALPPMGNELITLLKDTSLLSVIAVTEIVRTGQLYAARTYAVFPTYLAIAATYFVLVFTVSRLLGLLDRRLAAGTKRP from the coding sequence ATGAGCCTCCACCTCCTCGCCCAAGCCGCGACGGAGGCCCCTTCCGGGGTCGACCACTTCCTGGCGGTTTTGCCTGCGCTCCTCCGCGGGGCGGGCATCACGGTCTGCGTCGCGGCGGTGGCGGAGGTGATCGGGATCTGCATCGGGCTCACGATCGCGCTGCTCCGGCTGCACGGGCTGTGGTTCCTGCGGTGGCCGTGCCTGGCCTACGTGGACGCGATCCGCGGCACGCCGCTGCTCGTGCAGATCCTGTTCCTGTACTTCGGCGTGCCGGCGCTGATGATCCAGCTCACGGGGCGGCCCTTCAGCTTCGAGCTGGGCTTCGGCGAGAGCGTCTGGGTGAAGGACGCCATCGTCGCGGGGACGCTGGCCTGCGGCCTGAACTCGGGGGCCTACCTCTCGGAGATCTACCGGGCTGCGCTGCGGTCGATCGACGGCGGCCAGGCCGAGGCCGCCCGCTCGCTGGGCCTGGGCCGCCTCGCCACCTTCCGCCACGTCGTGGCCCCGCAGGCGCTGGTGCGGGCGCTGCCGCCGATGGGCAACGAGCTGATCACGCTGCTCAAGGACACGAGCCTGCTGTCGGTGATCGCCGTCACCGAGATCGTCCGCACCGGCCAGCTCTACGCCGCCCGCACGTACGCCGTCTTCCCCACCTACCTCGCCATCGCCGCGACCTACTTCGTCCTGGTCTTCACGGTTTCGCGCCTCCTCGGGCTCCTGGACCGCCGCTTGGCGGCGGGGACGAAGCGTCCATGA
- a CDS encoding basic amino acid ABC transporter substrate-binding protein codes for MNRRKLLPAVLALAAVPLSLAGCGEAGGGDAAATGGDDAARTVVVGTEPTFPPFEMKDENDVTVGFDIDLFKAIAEDQGFTPDFRDVGFDSLIPSLNSGQIDVAVSGMSITEERQQTVDFTDPYVNAGLVIATRPDTGIGGVDDLAGRQVGVNIGTTGATAAEELAAEGKIGGVQTFQDVGLSMEALVAGKVDAVINDKPVSETYAKSRPDKVIILPEVLVADDYGMAVRKGNTELLETLNAGLANVKASGQFDTIQDRWFGDDAPAAVEDAAD; via the coding sequence ATGAACCGCCGCAAGCTCCTGCCCGCCGTCCTCGCCCTCGCCGCCGTCCCCCTCTCGCTCGCCGGCTGCGGCGAGGCCGGCGGCGGCGACGCGGCCGCCACCGGGGGCGACGACGCGGCCAGGACCGTCGTGGTCGGCACCGAGCCGACCTTCCCGCCGTTCGAGATGAAGGACGAGAACGACGTCACGGTCGGCTTCGACATCGACCTCTTCAAGGCGATCGCCGAGGATCAGGGTTTCACGCCGGACTTCCGCGACGTCGGCTTCGACTCGCTGATCCCCTCGCTCAACAGCGGCCAGATCGACGTCGCCGTCTCGGGCATGTCGATCACCGAGGAGCGCCAGCAGACCGTCGACTTCACCGACCCCTACGTCAACGCCGGCCTCGTCATCGCCACCCGCCCCGACACCGGCATCGGGGGCGTGGACGACCTCGCGGGCAGGCAGGTCGGCGTGAACATCGGGACGACCGGGGCCACGGCCGCCGAGGAGCTCGCGGCCGAGGGCAAGATCGGCGGCGTGCAGACCTTCCAGGACGTGGGGCTGTCGATGGAGGCGCTGGTTGCCGGCAAGGTGGACGCCGTCATCAACGACAAGCCCGTCAGCGAGACCTACGCCAAGAGCCGCCCGGACAAGGTCATCATCCTGCCGGAGGTGCTCGTCGCCGACGACTACGGCATGGCCGTCCGCAAGGGCAACACCGAGCTGCTCGAGACGCTCAACGCGGGCCTCGCGAACGTCAAGGCCTCGGGACAATTCGACACCATCCAGGACCGGTGGTTCGGGGACGACGCACCCGCGGCCGTGGAAGACGCCGCGGACTGA